A genomic window from Halodesulfovibrio sp. includes:
- the murI gene encoding glutamate racemase has protein sequence MTTLPIGLFDSGVGGLTVLKAMRSSLPCEEILYLGDTARLPYGTKSQETIVRYAVQAAGKLVERGVKMLVIACNTASAVAIEPLQQAFPNIPVLGVVKPGAAASCAATENGSIVVLATESTIRGNAYQREIYALKPDAQVTGVPCPLFVALAEEGWTNGELVEGIVARYLDPLFASPLDTAQQKAPDTIVLGCTHFPLLAASIRNVVGDSVHIVDSAETTALAVKKVLQENNLVRHEETCGRTKFLTTDDVSRFARTGSLFLGLPIEIDDVELVDL, from the coding sequence ATGACCACTCTTCCTATTGGATTGTTTGATTCCGGTGTTGGCGGGTTGACCGTGCTCAAAGCAATGCGGTCTTCCTTGCCGTGCGAAGAAATTTTGTATCTTGGGGATACAGCGCGTTTGCCCTACGGAACCAAAAGTCAGGAAACCATTGTCCGCTACGCGGTGCAGGCTGCTGGAAAGCTAGTAGAACGCGGCGTCAAAATGCTTGTTATCGCTTGCAACACTGCAAGCGCTGTTGCCATTGAACCGTTGCAACAGGCTTTCCCTAATATTCCTGTGCTGGGCGTTGTTAAGCCGGGTGCGGCAGCCAGCTGTGCTGCAACAGAGAACGGCAGCATTGTTGTGCTTGCAACAGAGTCCACTATCCGCGGTAACGCATATCAGCGGGAAATTTATGCATTGAAACCTGATGCACAGGTGACAGGCGTACCCTGTCCGCTGTTTGTTGCGCTTGCAGAGGAAGGCTGGACAAATGGGGAGCTTGTAGAAGGTATCGTCGCGCGGTATCTTGATCCGCTTTTTGCTTCGCCGCTTGATACCGCCCAGCAGAAAGCACCGGATACCATTGTTCTTGGCTGTACACATTTTCCTCTGCTTGCTGCGTCTATTCGTAATGTGGTCGGCGATTCTGTTCATATTGTCGATTCCGCAGAAACAACAGCGCTGGCAGTAAAAAAAGTCCTTCAGGAAAACAATCTGGTTCGTCACGAAGAAACCTGCGGCAGAACAAAGTTTCTCACGACAGATGATGTTTCCCGTTTCGCCAGAACAGGCAGTCTGTTCTTAGGGTTACCAATTGAAATAGATGACGTGGAATTAGTAGATTTATAG
- a CDS encoding ATP-binding protein, protein MAQLLQAPTASYTSSPLPDAVSTLLRQLSDTCSSDQSLDLDYVRGFLSSALGWPRKDVLHYLQAQLLETDNLTTISRQLQLQTAGKLHSFPLHFIDMHQQQVTVLVHPRPLRFADGTKRISSTLSLESNFPAQERCNRQHLNLLAILDKLPEFVALVTPQFTLRYINKPFREQVQLTEGDCCYGAFTGHTKSSAEPTHPYLPPFDVFETGSPSFSAWKSPRSGRSYRFLSYPFTDSDGAQLILLMGLDITQLTRFQEKLAITERQYHLITNNLSLAIAVIDKQRNITAANRQFRNWFAINTESYPVSCPAALTEEDESGECILDKTTSLTIQDGKEHECEFSTVRNGAHITFRITACPLHRTKLFSSAIILLEDITEKKKIAQRTQQMRKLEAMSTLAAGIAHEINQPLSALRLYASGLDLMVEQRGSVPVDILQERLEWILRETGTIEDIITHMRSLVRHQGSFPLQRSDLNHAVSQALNLLQSKLDTRAVRIETQLQPDLSPVLALPIQLEQIVINIVMNAAHALESIEEERRIIITTYDSEDGYVRLSIEDNGPGLQGLGEKIFDPFFTTKESGKNMGLGLALVHTFVTSWEGTITATSPLCENKGTVIKISLPQAPAI, encoded by the coding sequence ATGGCGCAGCTACTGCAAGCACCCACTGCATCCTATACTTCTTCCCCGCTACCGGACGCCGTATCCACATTGTTGCGGCAACTCAGCGATACGTGTTCGTCAGATCAAAGTCTTGATCTTGACTATGTACGGGGATTTTTGTCTTCTGCTCTTGGGTGGCCCCGCAAAGATGTGTTGCACTATTTACAGGCGCAACTTCTTGAAACAGACAACCTTACCACCATTTCGCGTCAACTTCAGCTACAGACAGCGGGTAAACTCCATTCATTCCCTCTGCATTTTATAGATATGCATCAGCAGCAGGTAACTGTTTTAGTGCACCCACGCCCGTTACGTTTTGCCGATGGCACCAAAAGGATAAGCAGTACCCTTTCTCTTGAATCGAATTTTCCGGCACAAGAGCGCTGCAATCGCCAACATTTAAACCTGTTGGCTATTCTGGATAAGCTTCCTGAATTTGTCGCGTTGGTTACGCCACAGTTTACACTACGATACATCAACAAGCCCTTTCGTGAGCAAGTACAGCTTACAGAAGGAGATTGTTGCTACGGAGCATTTACGGGGCATACAAAGTCATCCGCAGAGCCAACCCATCCGTACCTGCCACCTTTTGATGTCTTTGAAACAGGTTCACCTTCATTCTCTGCGTGGAAAAGTCCCCGATCAGGTCGTTCATACCGCTTTTTAAGCTACCCTTTCACGGACTCTGACGGTGCTCAGCTTATCTTGCTTATGGGACTTGATATCACGCAGTTAACCCGTTTTCAGGAAAAACTTGCCATTACAGAGCGGCAATACCATCTCATTACAAACAACCTGTCACTTGCCATTGCTGTAATAGATAAACAACGCAACATTACGGCAGCAAACCGGCAGTTCCGCAACTGGTTTGCTATTAATACAGAATCATACCCTGTCAGCTGCCCTGCGGCACTTACAGAGGAAGATGAAAGCGGAGAATGTATTCTTGATAAGACTACAAGTCTCACCATTCAAGACGGCAAAGAACATGAATGCGAATTTTCTACTGTCCGTAACGGAGCGCACATAACATTCAGAATTACGGCATGCCCACTGCACCGGACAAAACTTTTTTCCTCAGCAATTATTCTTCTGGAAGATATTACCGAAAAGAAAAAGATTGCTCAGCGAACCCAGCAAATGCGTAAGCTGGAAGCCATGAGTACTCTAGCAGCAGGCATTGCGCATGAAATTAACCAGCCACTTTCAGCGTTGCGCCTGTATGCAAGCGGACTTGATCTCATGGTGGAACAACGCGGTTCTGTTCCTGTGGATATCCTACAAGAACGTCTTGAATGGATTTTGCGGGAAACGGGCACAATTGAAGATATCATCACGCATATGCGTTCGCTTGTTCGCCATCAAGGCTCTTTTCCTTTGCAACGCTCCGATCTCAATCACGCGGTATCGCAAGCCCTGAACCTGCTGCAAAGTAAGCTTGATACCCGCGCTGTTCGCATCGAAACACAATTGCAACCGGATCTGTCTCCCGTGCTGGCGCTGCCGATTCAACTGGAACAAATTGTGATTAATATTGTAATGAATGCGGCACATGCCCTTGAAAGTATAGAAGAGGAACGACGTATTATCATTACGACCTACGACTCTGAAGATGGGTATGTCCGTCTCAGCATCGAAGATAACGGTCCGGGGTTACAGGGGCTTGGAGAAAAAATTTTCGACCCGTTTTTTACTACCAAAGAATCCGGAAAAAACATGGGGCTTGGACTTGCACTGGTTCACACCTTTGTTACCAGTTGGGAGGGAACAATTACAGCCACCTCCCCTCTCTGCGAAAACAAAGGAACAGTAATAAAAATTTCACTTCCGCAAGCTCCGGCTATTTAA
- a CDS encoding arylesterase translates to MRHYIRLGHVYAGVLLFFIVTACSAAYCAQSASQMIAVAVPAKASSLTTPQASYASQKARSAIYPKTGLQYYTPEAQGIVCPPGKIFFISAFGDSLTSGYGLDSGLNAFPSVLQQTLRELGYSVVVENDGIAGNTTADARIRLPKVLMTRPDIVIVELGANDMLQHRSTVRMKNNLSAMIRKIKHADAKVLLAGMYALPHYGKRYADKFDAVFPDLAAKYNVVFYPFFLEGVALNHSLNQKDGHHPNAAGVKVIVRNIVPYVVKLMGAICKSTH, encoded by the coding sequence ATGAGACATTATATACGGTTGGGGCACGTCTATGCTGGCGTGTTATTGTTTTTTATAGTGACTGCATGTAGCGCAGCATATTGTGCGCAATCTGCCTCGCAGATGATTGCAGTGGCTGTTCCGGCTAAAGCCTCTTCTCTTACAACACCGCAAGCAAGCTATGCCAGCCAAAAAGCGCGTTCTGCTATATATCCAAAAACAGGGTTACAATACTATACGCCTGAAGCGCAGGGCATAGTATGCCCGCCGGGGAAAATTTTCTTTATCTCCGCGTTTGGTGACAGCTTAACTTCAGGCTATGGCTTGGACAGTGGTTTGAATGCGTTTCCGTCAGTATTGCAACAGACGCTACGCGAATTAGGATATTCCGTTGTAGTTGAGAATGATGGGATTGCCGGAAACACAACCGCAGATGCTCGGATTCGCCTGCCTAAGGTTTTGATGACGCGTCCTGATATTGTGATCGTCGAACTTGGTGCGAATGATATGTTGCAGCACCGCAGTACTGTTCGGATGAAAAACAATCTTTCAGCAATGATACGCAAAATTAAACATGCAGATGCAAAAGTATTGCTTGCTGGCATGTATGCTCTTCCTCATTACGGTAAGCGGTATGCAGATAAGTTTGATGCGGTATTTCCTGACCTTGCTGCGAAATATAACGTGGTGTTTTATCCCTTTTTTTTAGAAGGGGTGGCGCTGAATCATTCGTTGAATCAGAAAGATGGGCATCATCCTAATGCAGCAGGGGTAAAAGTTATTGTGCGAAATATTGTACCTTATGTTGTTAAGTTGATGGGAGCTATCTGCAAGAGTACTCACTAG
- a CDS encoding rubredoxin has protein sequence MKKYECPCGYVYDPELGDMDNNIPPETAFEDLPEDWVCPLCGAEKEYFEAID, from the coding sequence ATGAAAAAGTACGAATGCCCTTGTGGATACGTGTATGATCCGGAACTTGGTGATATGGATAACAATATTCCGCCAGAAACAGCATTTGAAGATCTTCCGGAAGATTGGGTTTGCCCGCTCTGTGGAGCTGAGAAAGAATACTTCGAAGCTATCGACTAA
- a CDS encoding sigma-54 dependent transcriptional regulator: MRILIVDDNPTSLQSLSVVLTDLGHQPTTFSDPVAALDHAKENYYPLIITDIKMPALDGLSLLAKLKACDMCRQSDVIIITGHGDMDTAITALRNGAYDYLNKPINARELAAAVERSSEHQTLLFENNDLKQNMEQRVAEAKESLQDDLEKMRSQLRKVSGIGQIISGSPRMQTIIRDATIFHHSPDVPVLIEGETGTGKEVIARLVHHGDTHCDTPFVALNCSAIAESLFESELFGYEAGAYTGSRAGGSAGKLELAGNGTLFLDEIAEMPLHLQPKLLRVLEDRTFYRVGGLQKKEFTARIVGAGNKNLEQMVEDGLFRRDLYHRLTVGHLRLPPLQERQEDLIEMAKLFLKKQAKRKGKQFSSIAPETLTLLCGYSWPGNVRELENTIERAVLIHDDTILKPEHIEFINASRSTSATPTTPSQAPSVTIEASTITLPEHPFKLEELTQSIIQEALAKFNGNKTKAAAYLGISRYALYRKLS, translated from the coding sequence ATGCGAATACTCATTGTTGATGACAACCCCACCAGTTTGCAAAGCTTAAGTGTTGTTCTAACAGACTTAGGACATCAGCCTACGACATTCAGCGACCCTGTTGCTGCACTCGATCACGCAAAAGAAAATTACTATCCACTTATTATTACAGACATTAAAATGCCTGCACTGGACGGTCTGTCACTGCTTGCCAAACTTAAAGCATGCGATATGTGCCGCCAGAGTGATGTCATCATCATCACTGGTCACGGTGACATGGATACTGCAATCACAGCATTGCGAAACGGCGCATACGATTACCTGAACAAGCCTATCAACGCTCGAGAACTTGCAGCAGCAGTTGAGCGTAGTTCCGAACACCAGACGTTGCTGTTTGAAAATAATGACCTGAAGCAAAATATGGAGCAGCGTGTTGCGGAAGCGAAAGAGTCCTTGCAGGACGATTTAGAAAAAATGCGTTCGCAACTTCGAAAAGTTTCCGGCATTGGGCAAATTATTTCCGGTTCGCCCCGTATGCAGACAATTATCCGTGACGCCACCATTTTTCATCATTCTCCAGATGTACCTGTCCTTATTGAAGGTGAAACCGGCACCGGTAAAGAAGTTATCGCACGGTTGGTGCATCACGGTGACACTCATTGTGACACTCCGTTTGTTGCCCTTAACTGTTCAGCTATTGCAGAATCATTATTCGAAAGTGAACTCTTCGGCTATGAGGCAGGAGCTTATACAGGTTCTCGCGCTGGTGGCTCTGCCGGAAAACTGGAACTGGCAGGAAACGGGACTCTTTTTTTAGATGAGATTGCAGAAATGCCACTGCATTTGCAGCCCAAACTGCTCCGTGTACTGGAAGACAGAACATTCTACAGAGTGGGGGGATTGCAGAAAAAAGAATTTACCGCACGCATTGTCGGTGCTGGTAACAAAAATCTTGAGCAGATGGTTGAAGATGGGCTATTTCGTCGCGACTTATACCACAGGCTTACTGTAGGGCATCTGCGTCTACCGCCATTGCAGGAACGTCAGGAAGATCTCATTGAAATGGCAAAGCTCTTTTTGAAAAAACAGGCAAAGCGTAAGGGCAAACAATTTTCTTCCATTGCGCCAGAAACACTCACTTTGCTATGCGGATACTCTTGGCCGGGTAACGTTCGAGAACTTGAAAACACCATCGAACGTGCAGTGCTCATTCATGACGACACAATACTCAAGCCTGAGCACATTGAATTTATTAATGCCTCTCGCTCTACAAGTGCAACGCCTACGACACCATCACAAGCGCCGTCAGTGACTATCGAAGCGTCAACTATTACGCTACCGGAGCATCCGTTCAAACTGGAAGAGCTGACACAGTCAATTATTCAAGAAGCACTAGCAAAATTTAATGGAAACAAGACAAAGGCAGCTGCCTATCTTGGTATTTCCAGATACGCACTATATAGAAAGTTATCGTAG
- a CDS encoding PAS domain-containing protein — MLFFRNAKFSIATKFAVAAAIFFSCSGLLVLFALLTLAASSPLTPVDILWLMACCAAITVPCFYYLFNKLCKSILCRPLEALTHTATELGSAPLPTEIPKELELDALAMALVRSGEVFSRRMQNATERRSYFESLFKEMPGYVSVVDTSFTIVHANNAFMETFAIAEGRSCRHVCTREFPGGDCPVAKVFISQEPVVVTEEGMYPDGTAALWLVSVSPVFDTTGELTAAIESRLDISEVIKTNIAPSYQS; from the coding sequence TTGTTATTTTTTCGTAATGCCAAATTCTCTATAGCGACCAAGTTTGCTGTTGCGGCAGCTATTTTTTTCAGTTGCTCCGGCTTGCTGGTGCTTTTTGCACTGCTTACCCTTGCAGCAAGTTCTCCTTTAACACCTGTGGACATTCTATGGCTCATGGCGTGTTGTGCGGCAATTACGGTTCCCTGCTTTTATTATCTCTTCAACAAGTTATGTAAGTCCATTCTCTGTCGTCCACTGGAAGCACTTACTCATACTGCCACAGAGCTTGGCAGTGCTCCTCTTCCAACAGAAATACCTAAAGAACTAGAGCTTGATGCGCTTGCGATGGCATTGGTGCGCTCTGGTGAAGTCTTCAGCAGGCGTATGCAAAATGCTACTGAGCGGCGTTCCTATTTTGAATCCCTGTTTAAAGAGATGCCGGGGTATGTTTCTGTTGTAGATACCTCTTTCACAATTGTTCATGCGAATAACGCGTTTATGGAGACGTTTGCCATTGCAGAAGGTCGTTCCTGTCGCCATGTATGTACTCGCGAGTTCCCCGGTGGAGACTGCCCCGTTGCCAAGGTCTTTATTTCTCAAGAGCCTGTTGTGGTGACTGAAGAGGGCATGTACCCTGATGGCACTGCGGCACTATGGCTTGTAAGTGTTTCTCCAGTTTTTGATACAACCGGTGAATTGACAGCAGCCATTGAATCCCGTCTTGATATATCTGAAGTCATAAAGACAAATATTGCACCCTCATATCAGTCATAG